The following proteins come from a genomic window of Corynebacterium falsenii:
- the pyrE gene encoding orotate phosphoribosyltransferase: MVDNNKKQRLAELVKELAVVHGRVTLSSGKEADYYVDLRRATLHHEASPLIGELLRELTADWDYVHVGGLTLGADPVATAVMHAGEGVDAFVVRKEAKKHGMQRRIEGPDIEGKRVLVVEDTTTTGNSPLTAVAAVREAGAEVVGVATVVDRATGAKDVIEAEGLEYRYLLGLEDLGLA; the protein is encoded by the coding sequence ATGGTTGATAACAACAAGAAGCAGCGACTAGCCGAGCTCGTCAAGGAGCTCGCGGTGGTACACGGGCGGGTCACGCTCTCCTCCGGCAAGGAAGCCGATTACTACGTGGACCTGCGCCGCGCCACCCTGCACCACGAGGCGAGCCCGCTGATCGGCGAGCTGCTGCGCGAGCTCACCGCCGACTGGGATTACGTGCACGTTGGCGGGCTGACCTTGGGTGCGGACCCGGTGGCCACGGCCGTGATGCACGCCGGCGAGGGCGTGGATGCGTTCGTGGTCCGCAAGGAGGCCAAGAAGCACGGCATGCAGCGCCGCATTGAGGGCCCGGATATTGAGGGCAAGCGCGTGCTCGTGGTGGAAGACACCACGACCACCGGCAATAGCCCGCTGACCGCTGTAGCGGCGGTGCGCGAGGCCGGCGCCGAGGTAGTGGGCGTGGCGACCGTGGTGGATCGCGCGACGGGTGCGAAGGACGTCATCGAAGCCGAGGGCCTGGAGTACCGCTACCTGCTGGGGCTGGAAGACCTGGGCCTTGCATAG